The following proteins are encoded in a genomic region of Burkholderia pyrrocinia:
- the atpG gene encoding F0F1 ATP synthase subunit gamma: MAGMKEIRGKIKSVQNTRKITKAMEMVAASKMRRAQERMRAARPYAEKVRAIAAHMGRANPEYRHPFMVANDGANTAGIILVTTDKGLCGGLNTNVLRATVQKFKELDEKGQKVEATAIGGKGLGFLNRFGAKVISQVVHLGDTPHLDKLIGAVKTQLDQYSEGKLSAVYIGYTRFINTMKQEAVIEQLLPLSSDRLEGDSDTPSTAWDYIYEPDAPAVVDELLVRYVEALVYQAVAENMASEQSARMVAMKAASDNAKTVISELQLVYNKSRQAAITKELSEIVGGAAAV; this comes from the coding sequence ATGGCTGGAATGAAGGAAATTCGCGGGAAGATCAAGAGCGTGCAAAACACGCGCAAGATCACGAAGGCGATGGAGATGGTGGCCGCATCGAAGATGCGCCGCGCGCAGGAACGCATGCGCGCTGCCCGCCCGTATGCGGAGAAGGTCCGCGCCATCGCCGCGCACATGGGCCGCGCGAACCCGGAGTACCGCCACCCGTTCATGGTGGCGAACGACGGCGCGAACACGGCCGGCATCATCCTCGTCACGACCGACAAGGGTCTGTGCGGCGGCCTGAACACGAACGTGCTGCGCGCCACGGTGCAGAAGTTCAAGGAGCTGGACGAGAAGGGCCAGAAGGTCGAAGCCACCGCGATCGGCGGCAAGGGCCTCGGGTTCCTGAATCGTTTCGGCGCGAAGGTGATCTCGCAGGTCGTGCATCTCGGCGATACGCCGCATCTCGACAAGCTGATCGGCGCAGTGAAGACGCAACTCGATCAGTACTCGGAAGGCAAGCTGTCGGCTGTCTATATCGGGTACACGCGCTTCATCAACACGATGAAGCAGGAAGCGGTGATCGAACAGCTGCTGCCGCTGTCGTCGGATCGTCTCGAGGGCGACAGCGACACGCCGTCCACGGCGTGGGACTACATCTACGAGCCGGATGCGCCCGCGGTGGTCGACGAACTGCTCGTGCGTTACGTCGAGGCGCTGGTGTACCAGGCCGTGGCGGAAAACATGGCGTCGGAACAATCGGCGCGAATGGTCGCGATGAAGGCGGCTTCGGACAACGCGAAGACGGTGATCAGCGAGCTGCAATTGGTTTACAACAAGAGCCGTCAGGCCGCGATCACGAAAGAACTGTCGGAGATCGTCGGCGGCGCTGCTGCTGTTTAA
- the atpD gene encoding F0F1 ATP synthase subunit beta, translating into MSTAALVEGKIVQCIGAVIDVEFPRETMPKIYDALTLDGSELTLEVQQQLGDGVVRTICLGASDGLRRGLVVKNTGKPISVPVGKPTLGRIMDVLGRPIDEAGPIDSEVTRSIHQKAPAFDELSPSTELLETGIKVIDLICPFAKGGKVGLFGGAGVGKTVNMMELINNIAKEHGGYSVFAGVGERTREGNDFYHEMKDSNVLDKVALVYGQMNEPPGNRLRVALTGLTMAEHFRDEGLDVLFFVDNIYRFTLAGTEVSALLGRMPSAVGYQPTLAEEMGKLQERITSTKKGSITSVQAVYVPADDLTDPSPATTFGHLDATVVLSRDIASLGIYPAVDPLDSTSRQIDPNVIGEEHYSITRGVQQTLQRYKELRDIIAILGMDELSPEDKLSVARARKIQRFLSQPFHVAEVFTGSPGKYVPLKETIRGFKMIVEGECDHLPEQAFYMVGTIDEAFEKAKKIQ; encoded by the coding sequence ATGAGTACTGCTGCTTTGGTAGAAGGCAAGATCGTACAGTGCATCGGCGCCGTTATCGACGTGGAATTCCCGCGCGAAACCATGCCGAAGATCTACGACGCGCTGACGCTCGATGGCTCGGAACTGACGCTCGAAGTCCAGCAGCAGCTGGGCGACGGCGTGGTCCGCACCATCTGTCTGGGTGCATCCGACGGCCTGCGCCGTGGCCTGGTCGTGAAGAACACGGGCAAGCCGATCTCGGTGCCGGTCGGCAAGCCGACCCTCGGCCGGATCATGGACGTGCTCGGCCGTCCGATCGACGAGGCTGGCCCGATCGACAGCGAAGTGACGCGTTCGATCCACCAGAAGGCGCCGGCGTTCGACGAACTGTCGCCGTCGACCGAACTGCTCGAAACGGGCATCAAGGTCATCGACCTGATCTGCCCGTTCGCAAAGGGCGGCAAGGTCGGTCTGTTCGGTGGTGCAGGCGTGGGCAAGACCGTCAACATGATGGAGCTCATCAACAACATCGCGAAGGAGCACGGCGGTTACTCCGTGTTCGCGGGCGTGGGCGAGCGTACCCGTGAAGGGAACGACTTCTACCACGAAATGAAGGACTCGAACGTTCTCGACAAGGTCGCGCTCGTGTACGGCCAGATGAACGAGCCGCCGGGCAACCGTCTGCGCGTCGCGCTGACGGGCCTGACGATGGCCGAGCACTTCCGTGACGAAGGCCTCGACGTGCTGTTCTTCGTCGACAACATCTACCGTTTCACGCTGGCCGGCACCGAAGTGTCGGCACTGCTCGGCCGTATGCCGTCGGCAGTGGGCTATCAGCCGACGCTGGCTGAAGAAATGGGCAAGCTGCAAGAGCGCATCACGTCGACCAAGAAGGGCTCGATCACGTCGGTTCAGGCCGTGTACGTCCCTGCGGATGACTTGACCGACCCGTCGCCGGCCACCACCTTCGGCCACCTGGACGCAACCGTCGTTCTGTCGCGTGACATCGCTTCGCTGGGTATCTACCCGGCAGTCGATCCGCTCGACTCGACGTCGCGCCAGATCGACCCGAACGTGATCGGCGAAGAGCACTACTCGATCACGCGCGGCGTGCAGCAGACGCTGCAGCGCTACAAGGAACTGCGCGACATCATCGCGATTCTGGGCATGGACGAACTGTCGCCGGAAGACAAGCTGTCGGTCGCGCGCGCACGTAAGATCCAGCGTTTCCTGTCGCAGCCGTTCCACGTCGCTGAAGTGTTCACGGGCTCGCCGGGCAAGTACGTGCCGCTGAAGGAAACGATCCGTGGCTTCAAGATGATCGTCGAAGGCGAGTGCGACCACCTGCCGGAACAGGCGTTCTACATGGTCGGCACGATCGACGAAGCCTTCGAAAAGGCCAAGAAGATCCAGTAA
- a CDS encoding F0F1 ATP synthase subunit epsilon: MATIKVDVVSAEEQIFSGVAKFVALPGEAGELGILPGHTPLITRIRPGAVRIEVEGGNDEFVFVAGGILEVQPGAVTVLADTAIRGKDLDSAKAEEARKRAEETLQNAKSDLDLAKAQSELATAMAQLEAIQRLAKIRSRH, from the coding sequence ATGGCAACCATCAAAGTAGACGTCGTCAGCGCGGAAGAGCAGATCTTCTCGGGCGTGGCGAAATTCGTCGCGCTGCCGGGCGAAGCGGGTGAGCTGGGCATCCTGCCGGGCCACACGCCGCTGATCACGCGGATTCGTCCGGGTGCGGTGCGCATCGAAGTCGAGGGCGGCAACGACGAATTCGTGTTCGTCGCGGGCGGCATTCTCGAAGTGCAGCCGGGCGCCGTGACGGTGCTCGCCGATACCGCGATCCGCGGCAAGGACCTCGACTCGGCGAAGGCCGAGGAAGCGCGCAAGCGCGCCGAGGAGACGCTGCAGAACGCGAAGTCGGATCTCGACCTCGCGAAGGCGCAATCCGAGCTCGCGACCGCGATGGCGCAGCTCGAGGCGATCCAGCGTCTGGCGAAGATTCGCAGCCGGCACTGA
- a CDS encoding AMP-binding protein, translating into MAADLGVGALIAPESGLSYVRGATDVPLSEATIGRFLRDTAGRFPDRPAVVFREQQVRWTWREFANEVDVLAAGLAAFGIVKGDRVGIWSPNRSEWLLTQFATARIGAVLVNLNPAYRLAEIEYALNKVGCKAVIAAERFKTSAYVEMLQTIAPELATATPGDLHAARVPSLRTVVSMGDVAPAGMFRFADVMTRGRQAVDPALLDAIGATLAANDPINIQFTSGTTGSPKGATLTHRNVVNNGRSIATAMRFSEQDMLCIPVPLYHCFGMVLAVLACVSKGAAMVFPGEAFDPVATLAAVADERCTALHGVPTMFIAELDHPQFASFDLSTLRTGIMAGSPCPIETMKRVVSQMHLSEITIAYGMTETSPVSFQSSTDDPLEKRTTTVGRIQPHLEVKIVDPNGDIVPVGATGELCTKGYSVMLGYWDDDAKTRDVLVDGWMHTGDLATLDADGYCNIVGRLKDMVIRGGENVYPREIEEFLFRHPKIQSAQVFGVPDAKYGEELCAWIVLRTDEQMTEDDVRAFCNGQIAHYKIPRYIRFVDELPMTVTGKVQKFVMRDRMIEELKLDVQKTA; encoded by the coding sequence ATGGCAGCAGACCTTGGCGTAGGGGCGCTGATCGCGCCCGAAAGCGGATTGTCGTACGTGCGCGGCGCGACCGACGTGCCGCTATCCGAAGCGACGATCGGCCGGTTTCTGCGCGATACCGCCGGCCGCTTTCCCGACCGTCCGGCCGTCGTGTTCCGCGAGCAGCAGGTGCGCTGGACCTGGCGCGAGTTCGCGAACGAGGTCGACGTGCTCGCGGCCGGCCTCGCCGCGTTCGGGATCGTGAAGGGCGATCGCGTCGGCATCTGGTCGCCGAACCGCAGCGAATGGCTGCTCACGCAGTTCGCGACCGCGCGTATCGGCGCGGTGCTCGTCAACCTCAATCCGGCCTACCGGCTTGCCGAGATCGAATACGCACTGAACAAGGTCGGCTGCAAGGCCGTGATCGCGGCCGAGCGCTTCAAGACATCCGCGTACGTCGAGATGCTGCAGACCATCGCGCCGGAACTCGCGACCGCGACGCCGGGCGACCTGCATGCGGCACGCGTGCCGAGCCTGCGCACGGTCGTGTCGATGGGCGACGTCGCGCCGGCCGGCATGTTCCGTTTCGCCGACGTGATGACGCGCGGCCGCCAGGCCGTCGACCCCGCATTGCTCGATGCGATCGGCGCGACGCTCGCGGCCAACGACCCGATCAACATCCAGTTCACGAGCGGCACGACGGGCAGCCCGAAGGGTGCGACGCTCACGCATCGCAACGTCGTCAACAACGGGCGCTCGATCGCGACGGCGATGCGTTTCAGCGAGCAGGACATGCTGTGCATCCCGGTGCCGCTGTACCACTGCTTCGGGATGGTGCTGGCCGTGCTCGCGTGCGTGTCGAAGGGCGCGGCGATGGTGTTTCCCGGCGAAGCGTTCGATCCGGTCGCGACGCTCGCGGCGGTGGCTGACGAGCGCTGCACCGCACTGCACGGCGTGCCGACGATGTTCATCGCGGAGCTCGACCATCCGCAGTTCGCGAGCTTCGACCTGTCGACGCTGCGCACCGGGATCATGGCCGGCTCGCCGTGCCCGATCGAGACGATGAAGCGCGTCGTGTCGCAGATGCACCTGTCTGAGATCACGATCGCGTACGGGATGACGGAGACGAGCCCCGTGTCGTTCCAGAGCTCGACCGACGATCCGCTCGAGAAGCGCACGACGACGGTCGGCCGCATCCAGCCGCATCTCGAGGTGAAGATCGTCGATCCGAACGGCGATATCGTGCCGGTCGGCGCGACCGGCGAGCTGTGCACGAAGGGCTATTCGGTGATGCTCGGCTACTGGGACGACGATGCGAAGACGCGCGACGTGCTGGTCGACGGCTGGATGCATACGGGCGATCTTGCGACGCTCGATGCGGACGGTTACTGCAACATCGTCGGCCGCCTGAAGGACATGGTGATTCGCGGTGGCGAGAACGTTTATCCGCGCGAGATCGAGGAGTTCCTGTTTCGGCATCCGAAGATCCAGAGTGCGCAGGTATTCGGCGTGCCCGATGCGAAATACGGCGAGGAGCTGTGCGCGTGGATCGTGCTGCGCACCGACGAGCAGATGACCGAGGACGACGTGCGTGCGTTCTGCAACGGGCAGATCGCGCACTACAAGATTCCGCGCTACATTCGCTTCGTCGACGAGTTGCCGATGACGGTGACGGGCAAGGTGCAGAAGTTCGTGATGCGCGACCGGATGATCGAGGAACTGAAGCTCGACGTGCAGAAGACCGCATAA
- a CDS encoding transporter substrate-binding domain-containing protein: MKPFATLAAAALLCCAAAHAQTGAGAAAAAPGAGSRLDDVLARGALRVCTTGDYKPYSYHRADGRFEGIDIDMAESLAKSLGVKTDYVKTSWSNLTGDFVAKCDIAVGGVSTTLERQKRVFFTQPYVVDGKTPITRCADAGKYQTITQIDRPDTRVIVNPGGTNERFAKQYFTHANLTVYPDNVTIFKQILAGKADVMVTDASETLLQQKLNPGLCSVHPDKPFQFGEKAYMVPRGDAVFQQYVDQWLHLALSTGEYQAISDKWLK, from the coding sequence ATGAAACCATTCGCCACGCTCGCCGCGGCCGCGTTGCTCTGCTGCGCCGCCGCGCACGCACAAACCGGCGCGGGCGCCGCCGCGGCCGCACCGGGCGCCGGCTCGCGGCTCGACGACGTGCTCGCGCGCGGCGCGCTGCGCGTCTGCACGACGGGCGACTACAAGCCGTATTCGTACCACCGCGCGGACGGCCGCTTCGAGGGCATCGACATCGACATGGCCGAATCGCTCGCGAAGTCGCTCGGCGTGAAGACCGACTACGTGAAGACGAGCTGGTCGAACCTGACCGGCGATTTCGTCGCGAAATGCGACATCGCGGTGGGCGGCGTATCGACAACGCTCGAACGTCAGAAGCGCGTGTTCTTCACGCAGCCGTACGTCGTCGACGGCAAGACGCCGATCACGCGCTGCGCGGACGCCGGCAAATACCAGACCATCACGCAGATCGACCGGCCCGACACGCGCGTGATCGTGAACCCGGGCGGCACCAACGAGCGTTTCGCGAAGCAGTATTTCACGCACGCGAACCTGACCGTCTATCCGGACAACGTGACGATCTTCAAGCAGATCCTCGCGGGCAAGGCGGACGTGATGGTGACGGATGCGTCCGAGACGCTGCTGCAGCAAAAACTGAATCCGGGCCTGTGCTCGGTGCATCCGGACAAGCCGTTCCAGTTCGGCGAGAAGGCGTACATGGTGCCGCGCGGCGATGCCGTGTTCCAGCAGTACGTCGACCAGTGGCTGCATCTCGCGCTGTCGACCGGCGAATACCAGGCGATTTCGGACAAGTGGCTGAAGTAA
- the hemE gene encoding uroporphyrinogen decarboxylase — protein sequence MAHTLLNDTFLRALLREPTDYTPIWLMRQAGRYLPEYNATRARAGSFLGLAKNPDYATEVTLQPLERFPLDAAILFSDILTIPDAMGLGLDFQVGEGPKFAHPVRTEADVAKLAVPDIDATLGYVTGAVREIRRALTDGQGRQRVPLIGFSGSPWTLACYMVEGGGSDDFRTVKSMAYSRPDLMHRILDVNAQAVAAYLNAQIEAGAQAVMIFDTWGGALADGAYQRFSLDYIRRVVAQLKREHDGERVPVITFTKGGGLWLEEIAATGVDAVGLDWTVNLGAARERVAGRVALQGNLDPTILFAPPAAVREQARAVLDSYGNHPGHVFNLGHGISQFTSPDHVAELVDEVHSHSRKIRSGAAG from the coding sequence GTGGCCCATACCCTGCTCAACGACACCTTCCTGCGCGCGCTTCTGCGCGAGCCGACCGACTACACGCCGATCTGGCTGATGCGCCAGGCGGGTCGCTACCTGCCCGAATACAACGCGACGCGCGCGCGCGCCGGCAGCTTCCTCGGCCTCGCGAAGAATCCCGACTACGCGACCGAAGTGACGCTGCAGCCGCTCGAGCGCTTTCCGCTCGACGCCGCAATCCTGTTCTCGGACATCCTGACGATTCCGGACGCGATGGGGCTCGGCCTCGACTTCCAGGTCGGCGAAGGGCCGAAGTTCGCGCATCCGGTGCGGACCGAGGCCGACGTCGCGAAGCTCGCGGTGCCGGACATCGACGCGACGCTCGGCTACGTGACCGGCGCCGTGCGCGAGATCCGTCGCGCGCTCACCGACGGCCAGGGCCGTCAGCGCGTGCCGCTGATCGGCTTCTCGGGCAGCCCGTGGACGCTCGCGTGCTACATGGTCGAAGGCGGCGGGTCGGACGATTTCCGCACGGTGAAGTCGATGGCGTATTCGCGCCCCGACCTGATGCACCGGATCCTCGACGTGAACGCACAGGCGGTGGCGGCGTACCTGAACGCGCAGATCGAAGCAGGCGCGCAGGCCGTGATGATTTTCGATACGTGGGGCGGCGCGCTGGCGGACGGCGCGTACCAGCGCTTTTCACTCGACTACATCCGCCGCGTGGTGGCGCAGCTCAAGCGCGAGCACGACGGCGAGCGCGTACCGGTGATCACGTTCACGAAGGGCGGCGGGCTGTGGCTCGAGGAGATCGCGGCGACCGGCGTCGACGCGGTCGGGCTCGACTGGACGGTCAACCTCGGCGCCGCGCGCGAGCGCGTCGCGGGGCGCGTCGCGCTGCAGGGCAACCTCGACCCGACGATCCTGTTTGCGCCGCCGGCCGCAGTGCGCGAGCAGGCGCGCGCGGTGCTCGACAGCTACGGCAATCATCCGGGCCACGTGTTCAACCTCGGGCACGGCATCTCGCAATTCACGTCGCCCGATCACGTCGCCGAACTCGTCGACGAAGTGCATAGCCACAGCCGCAAGATCCGTAGCGGAGCCGCCGGCTGA